A genomic segment from Bradyrhizobium diazoefficiens USDA 110 encodes:
- a CDS encoding TonB-dependent siderophore receptor — MLRSAVLATASAWVLVPQASLAQSSMQSGAQNLPSVTVTAPEARRRAPASAVRSAPRRSVQAANRSKPQPQRNAGFVETPRGPVRGYVAGRSASGTKTDTPIMETPQSVSVISAEQIRDQKANKLDEVLRYTAGVRAGTFGADTRNDWWLIRGFKSDDVGLFLDGMQLFYTSYASWKLQTPNMERVEVLRGPSAVLYGGSSPSGIVNVISKLPPAEPIRYVETGVNNFGNAYVGFDVGGPVATQAQNGKLFYRVVGQVQNGPTQVNFTPDNNYFIAPSVTWKPDADTTFTVLASASRQETRGINFLPYVGTVTNASFGKIPTSFFAGDPSVDKFTREQEMLGYQFERNLTDDLTFRQNARFAHVDVTYRGYVGNDYGNQATATLNRYNWYAKNTANQGDLDNQLEYRFDTGPVKHTMLFGVDLKGYQIDDYQAFGFGVSSINIFNPVYGQAETPLPTTPFRNFQITQKQAGTYIQDQMKLGNFTLVLSGRNDWVATTQDARDTGATVSSRDDSRFSGRAGLIYNFDNGIAPYVSYSTSYNPIVGLNAQNQLFLPETGKQAEIGVKIAPKGFDGYFTVSAFDLVRQNVATTLPGSVPVLQNQTGEVTSRGIELEAVANATKELKLIGAFTAYHLFNSKDLDPSLVGKTPTNTPELLVSGWADYTFRDGPLEGFGFGGGVRYIGSSWADTANTLEVPAVVLGDLALHYEWQNWRTALNVINLTDKIYVASCASATSCFYGDRRRVTASVSYKW; from the coding sequence ATGCTGCGGTCGGCCGTGTTGGCGACCGCATCCGCTTGGGTCTTGGTGCCGCAGGCATCGCTTGCACAATCGTCTATGCAGAGTGGCGCTCAGAACCTGCCGTCGGTGACCGTCACGGCGCCGGAGGCGCGCCGCCGCGCACCCGCGTCGGCCGTGCGTAGCGCACCGCGGCGGTCAGTGCAGGCAGCGAATAGAAGCAAACCGCAGCCGCAGCGCAACGCCGGCTTCGTCGAGACGCCGCGCGGCCCCGTGCGCGGCTACGTCGCCGGCCGCAGTGCGTCAGGCACCAAAACCGACACGCCGATCATGGAGACGCCGCAGTCGGTGTCCGTCATCAGTGCGGAGCAGATCCGCGACCAGAAGGCGAACAAGCTCGACGAGGTGCTGCGCTACACCGCCGGCGTGCGGGCAGGGACCTTCGGCGCGGATACGCGCAACGATTGGTGGCTGATCCGCGGCTTCAAGTCCGACGACGTCGGGCTGTTCCTCGACGGCATGCAGCTGTTCTACACGTCCTATGCGAGCTGGAAGCTCCAGACGCCGAACATGGAGCGCGTCGAGGTGCTGCGCGGCCCGTCAGCGGTGCTCTACGGCGGATCGAGCCCGAGCGGCATCGTCAACGTCATCAGCAAGCTGCCGCCGGCCGAGCCGATCCGCTATGTCGAGACCGGCGTCAACAATTTCGGCAACGCCTATGTCGGCTTCGATGTCGGCGGGCCGGTCGCGACGCAAGCGCAGAACGGCAAGCTGTTCTACCGCGTCGTCGGCCAGGTCCAGAACGGCCCGACGCAGGTCAATTTCACGCCCGACAACAACTACTTCATCGCACCGTCCGTGACCTGGAAGCCGGATGCCGACACGACGTTTACGGTGCTGGCATCCGCTTCCCGGCAGGAAACCCGCGGCATCAACTTCCTGCCCTATGTCGGGACGGTCACCAATGCCTCGTTCGGCAAGATCCCGACCAGCTTCTTTGCCGGCGATCCCAGCGTCGACAAGTTCACGCGCGAGCAGGAGATGCTCGGCTACCAGTTCGAGCGCAATCTCACCGACGATCTGACATTCCGGCAGAATGCGCGGTTTGCCCATGTCGACGTGACCTATCGTGGCTATGTCGGCAACGACTACGGCAATCAGGCAACCGCCACGCTCAACCGCTACAATTGGTATGCGAAGAACACCGCCAACCAGGGCGATCTCGACAACCAGCTCGAATATCGCTTCGACACCGGTCCGGTGAAGCACACGATGCTGTTCGGGGTCGACCTGAAGGGTTATCAGATCGATGACTATCAGGCCTTCGGGTTCGGCGTGTCCTCGATCAACATCTTCAATCCGGTCTACGGTCAGGCGGAAACCCCGTTGCCGACCACGCCGTTCCGCAACTTCCAGATCACGCAGAAGCAGGCCGGCACCTACATCCAGGACCAGATGAAGCTCGGCAATTTTACGCTGGTCTTGAGCGGCCGCAATGATTGGGTCGCGACGACGCAAGACGCCCGCGACACGGGGGCTACGGTCAGCAGCCGCGATGACAGCAGGTTCAGCGGGCGCGCCGGCCTGATCTACAATTTCGACAACGGCATCGCGCCCTACGTCTCCTATTCGACGAGCTACAATCCGATCGTCGGCCTCAACGCACAGAACCAGCTGTTCCTGCCGGAGACCGGCAAGCAGGCCGAAATCGGTGTGAAGATCGCGCCGAAGGGCTTTGACGGCTATTTCACCGTATCTGCCTTCGATCTGGTCCGTCAAAATGTGGCGACGACACTGCCGGGCAGTGTTCCGGTCTTGCAGAACCAGACCGGCGAGGTGACCTCGCGTGGCATCGAGCTCGAAGCGGTAGCGAACGCCACCAAGGAGCTGAAGCTGATCGGCGCCTTCACGGCTTATCACCTGTTCAACAGCAAGGATCTCGATCCGTCGTTGGTCGGCAAGACGCCGACCAACACGCCGGAGCTGCTGGTGTCGGGCTGGGCGGACTACACCTTTAGGGACGGACCGCTCGAGGGCTTCGGCTTCGGCGGCGGCGTGCGCTACATCGGCTCCTCCTGGGCCGACACCGCCAACACGCTTGAAGTTCCCGCGGTCGTGCTCGGCGACCTCGCGCTCCACTACGAATGGCAGAACTGGCGCACGGCACTCAACGTGATCAACCTGACCGACAAGATCTATGTCGCGAGCTGTGCCTCGGCCACGTCGTGCTTCTACGGCGATCGCCGGCGCGTGACCGCCAGCGTCTCCTACAAGTGGTGA
- a CDS encoding spinster family MFS transporter — translation MVDVTSQVSVQTTAAAKPSARRYYVLGLLTVIYALNFLDRTIFNVLIEPIKKEFALSDTMMGLLAGFGFALFYSLLGIPIARAADRLNRRNIVAVAFAFWSAMTALCGAASSVTSLALARIGVGIGESAGSPVSQSIVADLFAKNERPRALGIYAIGTYLGVFLGYFVGGYVNQHYGWRMAFYVAGLPGILLAAILWLTISEPKRGAMQESFVPEPLGPTLRFLASQRSFIIVLIGFCLTTYTNYATAAWIPPFLARVHHLSSAEIGTYAGTFKGLAGMAGTLLGGFVVAQVSRGDDRWKLWAPAITSGLAGPVFALCMLTQDFAMMVAMLALTSFLVGFHLGPIFAIAQTVAKPSMRALASALIALTATCFGQGVGPLAVGMVNDALKGSYGADAVRYSLLSAAVTTTLGALLFVWAACTIRDDIGRAAA, via the coding sequence ATGGTCGATGTGACGTCACAAGTGTCGGTGCAAACGACTGCCGCGGCAAAGCCCTCGGCGCGGCGCTATTACGTGCTGGGGCTGCTCACCGTCATCTACGCGCTGAACTTCCTCGACCGCACGATCTTCAACGTCCTGATCGAGCCGATCAAGAAGGAGTTTGCCCTCAGCGACACCATGATGGGCCTGCTCGCAGGCTTCGGCTTCGCGCTGTTCTACTCCCTGCTCGGCATCCCCATCGCGCGCGCCGCCGACCGGCTCAACCGGCGCAACATCGTGGCCGTGGCCTTCGCGTTCTGGAGCGCGATGACGGCGCTGTGCGGCGCGGCCTCGAGCGTGACCTCGCTGGCGCTGGCGCGCATCGGCGTCGGCATCGGCGAATCCGCGGGCTCGCCCGTCTCGCAGTCGATCGTCGCCGATCTCTTTGCCAAGAACGAACGCCCGCGCGCGCTCGGCATCTACGCCATCGGCACTTATCTCGGCGTCTTCCTCGGCTATTTCGTCGGCGGCTACGTCAACCAGCACTATGGCTGGCGGATGGCCTTCTACGTCGCCGGCCTGCCGGGCATCCTGCTCGCGGCTATCCTGTGGCTGACGATCTCGGAGCCGAAGCGCGGCGCGATGCAGGAGAGCTTCGTGCCCGAGCCGCTCGGCCCGACGCTGCGCTTCCTCGCCTCGCAGCGGAGCTTCATCATCGTGCTGATCGGCTTCTGCCTCACCACCTACACCAACTACGCGACCGCGGCGTGGATCCCCCCGTTCCTCGCGCGCGTGCACCACCTGTCGAGCGCCGAGATCGGCACCTATGCCGGCACCTTCAAGGGGCTCGCCGGAATGGCCGGCACCCTGCTCGGCGGCTTCGTGGTGGCGCAAGTGAGCCGCGGCGACGACCGCTGGAAGCTCTGGGCGCCCGCGATCACCTCAGGTCTCGCCGGTCCGGTGTTCGCGCTGTGCATGCTGACGCAGGATTTCGCGATGATGGTCGCGATGCTGGCGCTGACCTCGTTCCTGGTCGGCTTCCATCTCGGGCCGATCTTCGCGATCGCGCAGACCGTGGCAAAGCCGAGCATGCGCGCGCTGGCCTCCGCCCTGATCGCGCTCACCGCCACCTGCTTCGGCCAGGGCGTCGGCCCGCTGGCCGTCGGCATGGTCAACGATGCCCTCAAAGGCAGCTATGGCGCGGACGCCGTGCGTTATTCCCTGCTCTCGGCGGCGGTCACGACCACGTTGGGCGCCCTGCTGTTCGTCTGGGCGGCCTGCACCATCCGGGACGATATCGGCCGGGCCGCCGCCTGA
- a CDS encoding MarR family winged helix-turn-helix transcriptional regulator, producing the protein MNQTPRDGWTTPEAGESEAAPITVMLSSRLMVLANLLKRGAILRYKRLAGLSSVEFGLVASLGRRPPMSVARLAEAVGQDKGQISRALAELVSRKLIAKSANPKDSREVLVSLTAAGLAAHDVIVEGAQDRNRRLLESLSEAEFDTLLRQVDQLTAIAAEMLEAEKNSR; encoded by the coding sequence ATGAACCAGACACCGAGGGATGGGTGGACGACGCCCGAGGCGGGCGAGAGCGAGGCGGCGCCGATCACCGTGATGCTGTCGTCGCGGCTGATGGTGCTGGCCAATCTGCTCAAGCGCGGCGCCATCCTGCGCTACAAGCGCCTCGCTGGATTGTCCTCGGTCGAGTTCGGTCTGGTCGCCTCGCTCGGCCGGCGGCCGCCGATGAGCGTCGCGCGGCTCGCCGAAGCGGTCGGCCAGGACAAGGGACAGATCAGCCGCGCGCTTGCGGAACTCGTCTCGCGCAAGCTGATCGCGAAATCGGCCAACCCGAAGGACAGTCGCGAGGTGCTGGTCTCGCTCACCGCGGCGGGTCTCGCCGCGCATGACGTGATCGTCGAAGGCGCGCAGGACCGCAATCGGCGCCTGCTTGAATCGCTGAGCGAAGCCGAGTTCGACACGCTGCTGCGCCAGGTCGATCAGCTCACGGCGATTGCCGCCGAGATGCTCGAGGCCGAAAAAAATTCGCGCTGA
- a CDS encoding aromatic ring-hydroxylating dioxygenase subunit alpha yields the protein MTITQRDRDLGTAYAMKPAQTRTELTSVVRGTPMGELLRRYWHPVGLIGDATDTPKKVRALGEDLVLFRDKHGRAGLLHARCCHRGTTLYYGKVEEDGIRCCYHGWKFDTEGHCLEQPCEPDGGQFKDKVRQPWYPVEERYGLIFAYMGPAEKRPVLPRYECLENMDDGEFVEADDSSIGGGGPAVIPCNWLQHFENVVDPYHVPVLHGSFSGPQFTDMMASMPEVKFDKTPRGIAVRSIRRQDDGKVFYRVTEAALPTLRVVPNPRVAQFARVESIGWTLPIDDTSFRIYVAGRVRTSGDIGRMRSKFNGKFWWDMTEAEHQQFPGDYEAQVGQGPLTVHSEEHFGQSDRGILMIRRMLSEQLEAMEADRDPIGVSFDVGAAPVEFEAGNYIRDA from the coding sequence ATGACGATCACCCAGCGGGATCGCGATCTCGGCACGGCCTATGCGATGAAACCGGCGCAGACGCGCACCGAGCTAACCTCGGTCGTGCGCGGCACGCCAATGGGCGAACTGCTCCGCCGCTACTGGCACCCGGTCGGGCTGATCGGTGATGCCACCGACACCCCGAAGAAGGTGCGGGCGCTGGGCGAGGATCTGGTGCTATTCCGCGACAAGCATGGCCGCGCCGGCCTCTTGCACGCGCGATGCTGCCATCGCGGCACCACGCTCTATTATGGCAAGGTCGAGGAGGACGGAATCCGCTGCTGCTATCACGGCTGGAAGTTCGACACCGAGGGCCACTGCCTGGAGCAGCCCTGCGAGCCCGACGGCGGCCAGTTCAAGGACAAGGTGCGCCAGCCCTGGTACCCGGTCGAAGAGCGCTACGGACTGATCTTCGCCTATATGGGCCCGGCCGAGAAACGCCCCGTGCTGCCGCGCTATGAGTGCCTCGAAAACATGGACGACGGCGAGTTCGTCGAGGCCGACGATTCCTCGATCGGCGGCGGCGGGCCGGCAGTCATTCCCTGCAACTGGCTGCAGCATTTCGAGAACGTGGTCGATCCCTATCACGTGCCGGTGCTGCACGGCTCGTTCTCGGGCCCGCAATTCACTGACATGATGGCCTCGATGCCGGAGGTGAAGTTCGACAAGACGCCGCGCGGGATCGCCGTGCGTTCGATCCGCAGGCAGGATGACGGCAAGGTGTTCTATCGCGTCACCGAAGCCGCCCTCCCCACCTTGCGCGTCGTGCCCAATCCGCGCGTGGCGCAGTTCGCCCGCGTCGAGTCGATCGGCTGGACACTGCCGATCGACGACACCTCGTTCCGCATCTACGTTGCCGGTCGCGTCAGGACATCAGGCGACATCGGCCGGATGCGCTCCAAGTTCAACGGAAAATTCTGGTGGGACATGACCGAGGCCGAGCACCAGCAATTCCCTGGTGATTACGAAGCCCAGGTCGGCCAGGGCCCGTTGACCGTTCACTCCGAGGAGCATTTCGGCCAGAGCGACCGCGGCATCCTGATGATCCGGCGCATGCTGAGCGAGCAACTGGAGGCGATGGAGGCAGATCGCGACCCGATCGGCGTGTCGTTCGATGTGGGCGCGGCGCCGGTCGAATTCGAAGCGGGGAATTACATCCGCGACGCGTGA